TTCTATCGGTGATATTACGGTCATCAACGGCTATTTCCCGCAGGGCGAGAGCCGCGATCACGAGGTGAAATTCCCGGCCAAAGCGAAGTTTTATCAGGATTTGCAGGACTATCTTGAAACAGCGCTGAGCAACGATAAGCCAGTGCTGATTATGGGCGATATGAATATCAGCCCAGGCGATCTGGATATCGGCATCGGCGAAGAGAACCGCAAGCGCTGGCTGCGTACCGGCAAATGTTCGTTCCTGCCGGAAGAGCGCGAATGGATGGGCCGCCTGCTGAACTGGGGGCTTAAAGATACGTTCCGTCACGCTAACCCCGAAACGAGCGACCGCTACTCCTGGTTCGACTACCGCTCGAAAGGCTTTGACGATAACCGCGGCCTGCGCATCGACCTGCTGCTGGCGAGCGATCCGCTGATGGCGCGCCTGGCCGATACCGGCATCGATTACGACATCCGCGCGATGGAAAAACCCTCCGATCACGCGCCGGTCTGGGCGACCTTCTCGCTGTAATCTGTTCCGCTCCTCCTGTACGGGGAGGAGCCTTTGCGGAAAATCACCATGCAAATCATTGATGTCGTGGCGGCAATTATCGTGCGCGAGGGCCGTTTGCTGCTGGCGCAGCGCTCGCCTGATGGCGATCAGCCGGGGCTGTGGGAATTTCCCGGCGGCAAAGTGGAGCCGGGCGAAAGCCAGCCTGCGGCGCTGGCGCGTGAGCTTACCGAAGAGCTGGCGATAAGCGCGCGTATTGGCCCGTATGTGGCAAGCCACACGCGTGAGGTTTCCGGGCGGGTTATTCGGTTACATGCGTGGCAGGTGGACGATTTCGACGGCGAGCCGCAGGCGCTGTGCCACAGTGCGCTCGTCTGGTGTGCGCCGCGCGAGGCGTTCGACTATGCGCTCGCCCCGGCGGATATTCCACTGCTGGAAGCGTTTATGTCCGCACGCGACGCCACACCAGCGGATTCGTGCTGAGGGTTTTCTCGTCGCGCTGGCACTGCAACAGCACGCCATCGGCTTTGATGACCGCCCCTTCTGAGTAGTTCTGATCCTGATAGACGCAGCACTGAACACACTGCTGCTGCGAACGCTGGCCGCCGGTACTGAACACCTCTTCCGGCACGTTGACCTGCACATCCGGACGCAGCCTGTCGGCGCCCGCCGGCAGTGTGGCCAGCAGCGCCAGCGCCGCCAGTAAGCATTTTTTCACTGACACCCCGTTTCCCCTCTTGTGATGTTCCTGATTTCACTATAGCGCGTCGCGCTCTCCTTAAGAGGTTATCGGCGAGACGGGCGCGGAGTTTAGCGCGGCGGTTTACTCCGCCGCAGGCTGGGCGCTACCGCGCTTGCGGGACGCAGGCTTTTTGCCGCCTTTGCCCGCGCGGCGTTTTTGCGCCTGCTGGGGAGCCACCAGACCGCGGAACTGACGCACCGGCGCACTACGCGCCTGATCAATGAGCGTGTAGAGCGTCTGCACCAGCGGCTGCATGAAATCCTGATAGCGGCACTGTTTTTCGCTGATTTGCGTCAGCGTCGATTCCCACTGCGCGGTCATGTCCGGGCGCGCGGCAAGCTCCGGCAATGCGTGGATCAGCGCTTTCCCGGCGGGCGTCGAATGAATATAGCGCCCCTGCTTTTCAAGGAAACCGCGCTTAAACAGAAGCTCGATAATGCCCGCGCGGGTCGCTTCGGTGCCAAGCCCGTCGGTGGCGCGCAGGATCTTCTTCAGATCTTTATCCTGCACGAAACGCGCGATGCCGGTCATGGCCGAGAGCAGCGTGGCGTCAGTAAAGTGGCGCGGCGGCTGGGTCTGGCGTTCAACCACTTCGCCACGCTCGCAGTGCAGCTCGTCGCCTTTTGCCACCACCGGTAGCGGCGTACCGTCGTTCTCTTCGTCGCGCTCTTTCGCGCCCAGCAGCGCGCGCCAGCCCGTTTCCGCCAGAAAGCGCGCTTTGGCGATAAATTTGCCGCCGGCTATCTCAAGCTCAATGACGCATTTGCGAAACTGCGCGTCCTGGCAGAACTGCATCAGGTACTGACGGGCGATAAGCCCGTAGATTTTCGCCTCGCCGTCAGAGAGCGACGCGGGCGCGCTGCGCGCTGTGGGGATAATGGCGTGGTGCGCGTCCACTTTTTTGTCATCCCAGCAGCGGTTGCGGCGCTCCGGATCGACCGCGGGCTGCGGCAGGAGATCCGGCGCGTGAACGCCTATCGCCTTCAGCACCGCATGGCGGCCCGCGAAGTGTTCTTCCGGCAGGTAGCGGCAGTCGGAGCGCGGATACGTAATGAGTTTGTGGGTTTCGTACAGCTTCTGGCAGATATCCAGCACCGTCTGCGCGCTCAGGTTGAAGCGTCTCGCGGCCTCGATTTGCAGCGTCGAGAGCGAGAACGGCAGCGGCGCGGCCTCGCTTTCGCGCTTGTCGTTATAGCTGGTAACCAGCGCAGGCTGTCCTTCAATGCGCTTAACGACATGCTCCGCCAGCGCGCGGTTGAGGAGCCGCCCTTCTTCATCCTGATAAGGCTCGCAGGCCTCGCTTGGCTGCCAGAGGGCGGTAAAGCGCTCCTGCGCGGGCGTAATGATGTGCGCTTTGACCTCAAAGAAATCTTTGGCGACGAAGTTTTCAATCTCTTCGTCGCGCCGCACCACCAGCCCCAGCACAGGCGTCTGGACGCGGCCTACCGAGAGCACGCCCTGGTAGCCCGCGTTCTGCCCGAGCAGCGTCCAGGCGCGCGTCATGTTAATGCCGTAAAGCCAGTCCGCGCGGGCGCGGGCGAGCGCCGAGGTGCTGAGCGGCACAAACTCGCGGTTCTCGCGCAGCTTGTCGATAGCGCGCTCCACCGCCTGCGGGTTGAGATCGTTAATCAGGCAGCGGCGCACCTGCTGGCGCTTTTCCGCAGGCAGTTGCAGGTAGTCGAGCACTTCATCCACCAGCAGTTGCCCTTCGCGATCCGGGTCGCCTGCGTGAACAATCTCCTGCGCCTCGCGCAGCAGCTTTTTGATGACGTTAAGCTGCTTTGCGACAGACGGTTTCGGCTGGAGTTGCCACTTTTCCGGCACGATGGGTAAGTCGGCGAGATTCCAGCGGCCATAACGACTGTCATAGGCGTCCGGCTGCGCCTGCTC
The genomic region above belongs to Cronobacter malonaticus LMG 23826 and contains:
- the xthA gene encoding exodeoxyribonuclease III; protein product: MKFISFNINGLRARPHQLAALVEQHQPDVIGLQETKVHDDMFPLEEVAKLGYNVFYHGQKGHYGVALLTKATPVSVRRGFPGDGEEAQRRIIMAEIPSSIGDITVINGYFPQGESRDHEVKFPAKAKFYQDLQDYLETALSNDKPVLIMGDMNISPGDLDIGIGEENRKRWLRTGKCSFLPEEREWMGRLLNWGLKDTFRHANPETSDRYSWFDYRSKGFDDNRGLRIDLLLASDPLMARLADTGIDYDIRAMEKPSDHAPVWATFSL
- a CDS encoding pyrimidine (deoxy)nucleoside triphosphate diphosphatase, which gives rise to MQIIDVVAAIIVREGRLLLAQRSPDGDQPGLWEFPGGKVEPGESQPAALARELTEELAISARIGPYVASHTREVSGRVIRLHAWQVDDFDGEPQALCHSALVWCAPREAFDYALAPADIPLLEAFMSARDATPADSC
- a CDS encoding DUF1496 domain-containing protein, producing the protein MSVKKCLLAALALLATLPAGADRLRPDVQVNVPEEVFSTGGQRSQQQCVQCCVYQDQNYSEGAVIKADGVLLQCQRDEKTLSTNPLVWRRVRT
- a CDS encoding DNA topoisomerase III — encoded protein: MRLFIAEKPSLGRAIADVLPKPHRRGDGFIECGNGQVVTWCVGHLLEQAQPDAYDSRYGRWNLADLPIVPEKWQLQPKPSVAKQLNVIKKLLREAQEIVHAGDPDREGQLLVDEVLDYLQLPAEKRQQVRRCLINDLNPQAVERAIDKLRENREFVPLSTSALARARADWLYGINMTRAWTLLGQNAGYQGVLSVGRVQTPVLGLVVRRDEEIENFVAKDFFEVKAHIITPAQERFTALWQPSEACEPYQDEEGRLLNRALAEHVVKRIEGQPALVTSYNDKRESEAAPLPFSLSTLQIEAARRFNLSAQTVLDICQKLYETHKLITYPRSDCRYLPEEHFAGRHAVLKAIGVHAPDLLPQPAVDPERRNRCWDDKKVDAHHAIIPTARSAPASLSDGEAKIYGLIARQYLMQFCQDAQFRKCVIELEIAGGKFIAKARFLAETGWRALLGAKERDEENDGTPLPVVAKGDELHCERGEVVERQTQPPRHFTDATLLSAMTGIARFVQDKDLKKILRATDGLGTEATRAGIIELLFKRGFLEKQGRYIHSTPAGKALIHALPELAARPDMTAQWESTLTQISEKQCRYQDFMQPLVQTLYTLIDQARSAPVRQFRGLVAPQQAQKRRAGKGGKKPASRKRGSAQPAAE